From a region of the Streptomyces venezuelae genome:
- a CDS encoding ROK family transcriptional regulator, giving the protein MGQLTGGDPSLLRRINSAVVLRALRTAGSPTLTDLTRLTGLSRPTVEGVVEGLITAGLVVEADAEEGARRQGRPARRFRFRTEAGHLLGIEIGSHRIAVLLSGLDGRVIGAGTKDVAESASADERLERVRAAVADLLRRAGVPRDSLRAVGVGSPGIVEADGTVRLGTALPGWTGLPLGERLRRSFRCPVQVENDANAAAVAEHWKGAARDTGDMVFVMAGLSPGAGSLIGGRLHRGFGGAAGEIGALHLLGREVTPERLLSTTGEPLHPLDEAAVAEVFAMARRGDERAVAAVERFLQRLVHDVAALVLAMDPELVVVGGWAAGLDGVLEPLRQELERYCLRPPRVAQSMLGEAAVATGALRLALDHVEEELFAVEKTVTARR; this is encoded by the coding sequence TTGGGGCAGCTGACCGGCGGGGACCCCTCTCTGCTCCGGCGCATCAATTCCGCCGTGGTGCTGCGCGCACTGCGGACGGCCGGTTCGCCGACCCTCACCGACCTCACGCGGCTGACGGGGCTCTCCCGGCCGACCGTCGAGGGTGTCGTGGAGGGGCTGATCACGGCCGGGCTCGTCGTCGAGGCGGACGCGGAGGAGGGCGCGCGGCGGCAGGGCCGCCCGGCCAGGCGGTTCCGCTTCCGGACCGAGGCGGGGCACCTGCTGGGCATCGAGATCGGCTCGCACCGGATCGCGGTGCTGCTGTCCGGGCTGGACGGCCGCGTCATCGGGGCCGGTACCAAGGACGTCGCGGAGTCGGCCTCCGCCGATGAGCGGCTGGAGCGGGTGCGGGCGGCTGTCGCGGATCTGCTGCGCCGCGCCGGGGTGCCCCGGGACTCGCTGCGGGCGGTAGGCGTCGGCAGCCCCGGGATCGTGGAGGCGGACGGCACGGTCCGCCTCGGCACCGCGCTGCCCGGCTGGACCGGGCTGCCGCTCGGGGAGCGGCTGCGGCGCTCGTTCCGCTGCCCTGTCCAGGTGGAGAACGACGCCAACGCGGCAGCGGTCGCCGAGCACTGGAAGGGCGCCGCCCGGGACACCGGCGACATGGTGTTCGTGATGGCCGGGCTCAGCCCGGGCGCCGGCTCGCTGATCGGCGGCAGGCTGCACCGGGGCTTCGGCGGGGCGGCCGGCGAGATCGGCGCACTGCACCTGCTGGGGCGGGAGGTCACGCCCGAGCGGCTGCTTTCGACCACCGGCGAGCCGCTGCACCCGCTCGACGAGGCTGCCGTCGCCGAGGTCTTCGCGATGGCCAGGCGGGGTGACGAGCGGGCGGTGGCCGCGGTGGAGCGCTTCCTGCAGCGGCTGGTGCACGACGTGGCGGCGCTGGTCCTGGCGATGGATCCGGAGCTGGTGGTCGTCGGCGGCTGGGCGGCCGGCCTGGACGGGGTCCTGGAGCCCCTACGCCAGGAGCTGGAGCGCTACTGCCTGCGCCCGCCGAGGGTGGCCCAGTCCATGCTGGGCGAGGCCGCGGTGGCGACGGGTGCGCTGCGGCTCGCGCTGGACCATGTCGAGGAGGAGCTCTTCGCGGTGGAGAAGACGGTCACGGCCCGCCGCTGA
- a CDS encoding response regulator transcription factor — protein MPVTVLLVDDEPLVRAGLRAVLDAQPDIEVVGEAADGASVIPLVRQLRPDVVAMDVRMPLLDGIEATRAVLRTVDSPPKILVVTTFENDEYVYQALRAGADGFLLKRARPSEIVHAVRLVAEGETLLFPAAVRALAAEYGNRQARAALERAALTEREEAVLRLMARGLTNVEIAAELIIGTETVKSHVSAILAKLGARDRTQAVITAYESGFVSPA, from the coding sequence ATGCCGGTTACCGTACTGCTCGTCGACGACGAACCCCTGGTGCGTGCGGGTCTGCGCGCCGTCCTGGACGCCCAGCCCGACATCGAGGTGGTGGGTGAGGCGGCCGACGGGGCCTCCGTGATCCCTCTGGTGCGGCAGTTGCGGCCGGACGTGGTGGCGATGGACGTGCGGATGCCGCTCCTGGACGGGATCGAGGCGACGCGTGCGGTGCTCCGGACGGTGGACTCGCCGCCGAAGATCCTCGTGGTGACCACGTTCGAGAACGACGAGTACGTCTACCAGGCGCTGCGGGCGGGGGCCGACGGGTTCCTGCTGAAGCGGGCCAGGCCTTCGGAGATCGTGCACGCGGTACGGCTGGTCGCGGAGGGCGAGACGCTGCTCTTCCCGGCGGCGGTGCGGGCGCTGGCCGCCGAGTACGGGAACCGGCAGGCCCGGGCGGCGCTGGAGCGGGCCGCGCTGACCGAGCGGGAGGAGGCGGTGCTGCGGCTGATGGCGCGGGGGCTCACCAACGTGGAGATCGCCGCCGAGCTGATCATCGGCACGGAGACGGTCAAGTCCCACGTCAGCGCGATCCTGGCGAAGTTGGGGGCGCGGGACCGGACACAAGCGGTGATCACGGCGTACGAGTCGGGGTTCGTCTCTCCCGCATGA
- a CDS encoding sensor histidine kinase, with protein MNRLLRAPFQPVTYSRWLHLCVPLLLLAVWMFIMPRWPWVPLLLVLPFGLVPWVRLAEGLQAQFLLTPSDRDSSDSAISLAPSAHWGDRWRTVLWLETRMVVAVGAFGATVWLSAMAVELIAIAIGHPLGPDHFLPFVPGRWAAAVLVPVPLVVLIAIVALLGELITAAATRLLSPSAAERLTALEARTEQLLERTRIARELHDSIGHALTVAVVQAGAARAAGDPAFTDRALCAIEETGRAALEDLERVLGVLREPGQPPSQWPTLAEADRLLDSARASGSVVDAQLTGPLETLPDPVTREGYRILQEALTNVLRHCGPVPVRIRVEMTTSRLDLEVTNPLPERPSVTVGGGSGLRGIRERAALLGGQAETGLYEGGWRVRARLPLERIR; from the coding sequence ATGAACCGACTGCTGCGCGCCCCGTTCCAACCAGTGACCTACTCACGCTGGTTGCACCTCTGCGTGCCGCTGTTGCTGCTGGCGGTATGGATGTTCATCATGCCCCGGTGGCCCTGGGTGCCGCTGCTGCTCGTCCTGCCGTTCGGGCTGGTGCCCTGGGTGCGCCTGGCGGAAGGTCTGCAGGCGCAGTTCCTGCTCACCCCGTCCGACCGCGACTCCTCCGACAGCGCGATAAGCCTCGCACCGTCCGCCCACTGGGGGGACCGCTGGCGCACCGTGCTGTGGCTGGAGACGCGGATGGTCGTCGCGGTGGGTGCGTTCGGCGCCACGGTCTGGCTGTCGGCCATGGCCGTGGAGCTCATCGCCATAGCGATCGGGCATCCTCTGGGGCCGGACCACTTCCTGCCGTTCGTGCCCGGACGTTGGGCCGCCGCAGTGCTCGTGCCCGTGCCGCTGGTCGTGCTGATCGCCATCGTGGCCCTGCTCGGCGAGTTGATCACCGCGGCCGCCACCCGCCTGCTCAGCCCCTCCGCCGCCGAACGGCTGACCGCGCTCGAGGCCCGAACGGAGCAGCTGCTGGAGCGCACCCGCATCGCGCGGGAACTGCACGACTCCATCGGGCACGCGCTGACCGTGGCCGTCGTGCAGGCGGGGGCGGCGCGTGCCGCGGGCGATCCCGCTTTCACCGATCGGGCACTGTGCGCGATCGAGGAGACGGGGCGGGCCGCGCTGGAGGACCTGGAGCGGGTGCTGGGGGTGCTGCGGGAGCCGGGACAGCCGCCGTCGCAGTGGCCGACGCTGGCGGAGGCGGACCGGCTCCTGGACTCGGCCCGGGCCTCCGGTTCCGTGGTGGACGCGCAACTGACGGGTCCACTGGAGACGTTGCCGGATCCGGTCACGCGGGAGGGTTACCGGATCCTGCAGGAGGCGCTGACCAACGTACTGCGCCATTGCGGCCCGGTGCCGGTGCGCATTCGGGTGGAGATGACGACGAGCCGGCTGGACCTGGAGGTGACGAATCCGCTGCCGGAACGGCCGAGTGTCACGGTCGGCGGCGGCAGCGGCCTGCGCGGGATCCGGGAGCGGGCCGCCCTGCTCGGCGGGCAGGCCGAAACCGGGCTGTACGAGGGCGGTTGGAGAGTGCGCGCCCGACTGCCTCTGGAGCGAATACGCTGA
- a CDS encoding GntR family transcriptional regulator: MGTTQLETAPEPKYWHLKTVLSEALDQDFAVGEVLPNERELAARFGVARATLRQALEQLELEGRLQRRRGVGTTVAPPRVGVAVGSAQHSWPGEGVDGWEPVDAAETLPTAAVLKLLGTGGAFAADQPVHTVRRTRVTHGQAVAAELLYVPAASVPGLPAIEAPAGPARARAVLRELQRLVLDGQDRSVELGSARADDAKELDRLPGAPVLLVTTRYFTAAGTAAVSVATYRADTCRLTFGDSGNVEITHEPRVAS, from the coding sequence GTGGGGACCACGCAGCTCGAAACGGCACCGGAGCCGAAGTACTGGCACCTCAAGACCGTCCTCAGCGAGGCGCTCGACCAGGACTTCGCCGTCGGTGAGGTGCTGCCCAACGAGCGTGAGCTCGCGGCCCGTTTCGGTGTCGCCCGCGCGACGCTCCGTCAGGCGCTGGAGCAGCTGGAGCTCGAAGGCCGGTTGCAGCGCCGCCGTGGCGTGGGTACGACCGTCGCCCCGCCGCGCGTCGGTGTCGCCGTGGGCAGCGCGCAGCACAGCTGGCCCGGCGAGGGCGTCGACGGCTGGGAGCCGGTCGACGCGGCCGAGACCCTGCCGACGGCCGCGGTGCTGAAACTCCTCGGCACCGGGGGCGCCTTCGCCGCCGACCAGCCGGTGCACACGGTGCGCCGGACCCGCGTCACCCACGGCCAGGCCGTCGCCGCCGAACTGCTCTACGTCCCCGCCGCGTCGGTACCCGGACTGCCCGCCATCGAGGCTCCGGCCGGACCGGCCCGCGCCCGCGCCGTCCTGCGTGAGCTGCAGCGGCTGGTGCTCGACGGCCAGGACCGCTCGGTGGAGCTCGGATCCGCCCGCGCCGACGACGCCAAGGAACTGGACCGCCTGCCCGGCGCCCCGGTGCTCCTGGTCACCACGCGTTACTTCACCGCAGCGGGCACGGCGGCGGTCTCCGTGGCCACCTACCGTGCGGACACCTGCCGTCTCACCTTCGGCGACTCGGGCAACGTCGAGATCACCCACGAGCCGCGCGTCGCCTCCTGA